In the Oncorhynchus gorbuscha isolate QuinsamMale2020 ecotype Even-year linkage group LG05, OgorEven_v1.0, whole genome shotgun sequence genome, one interval contains:
- the LOC124035063 gene encoding ribonuclease P protein subunit p25-like — translation MYSGCGVGVASIQRQYQVRESVRPYTGPGENTQVPMETGVIPARCPIYQVQPYSGQPSCTVNSVSNTQPTPVPTPLPPPPAALKPGQGGFKKVCRTEEDCPCPFPGLASGVLEMRVKEGSKIRNLMGFAMARMQGDVSGVGVSGGGGLRQVVFSGSGRAVTKTITCAEIMKRKVGSLHQLTKLRYKGVREVWESHEGGASEMTVHRTVPSISILLSKDPLDPQEPGYQPPETLSALWEDRDSVDAPQTASKRPLGLSPYSSFPESKRVCLGLDEGTLALSTPLAN, via the coding sequence ATGTATTCCGGCTGTGGAGTTGGAGTGGCCAGCATTCAAAGACAGTATCAGGTCAGGGAGTCTGTCAGACCATACACCGGACCTggagagaatacacaggtcccaATGGAAACCGGTGTGATCCCAGCTAGGTGCCCAATATATCAGGTTCAGCCTTACAGTGGGCAGCCCTCCTGCACTGTCAACAGTGTTTCCAACACACAGCCCACCCCGGTGCctacacctctacctccacctcccgCCGCACTCAAACCGGGCCAGGGTGGGTTCAAGAAAGTGTGTCGCACAGAGGAGGACTGCCCGTGCCCCTTCCCAGGATTGGCCTCAGGAGTGCTGGAGATGCGTGTCAAGGAGGGCAGTAAGATCCGTAACCTCATGGGTTTTGCCATGGCTCGCATGCAGGGGGATGTCAGTGGTGTTGGGGTTAGTGGAGGCGGTGGCCTAAGACAGGTTGTTTTCTCTGGGTCAGGTCGTGCCGTCACCAAGACCATCACATGCGCTGAGATCATGAAGAGAAAAGTGGGGTCTCTGCACCAGCTGACCAAGCTGCGCTACAAGGGTGTGAGGGAGGTGTGGGAGAGCCACGAAGGGGGGGCATCGGAGATGACTGTTCACAGGACCGTCCCCTCCATCAGCATCCTTTTGTCCAAAGACCCCCTGGACCCGCAGGAGCCCGGCTACCAGCCCCCTGAGACTCTCAGTGCTCtctgggaggacagagacagtgtggATGCCCCACAGACAGCCAGCAAGAGACCTCTTGGTCTGTCCCCATACAGCAGTTTCCCTGAATCTAAGAGAGTGTGTCTGGGTCTGGACGAGGGGACTCTGGCTCTTTCCACCCccctggctaactga